The Scytonema hofmannii PCC 7110 genome has a segment encoding these proteins:
- a CDS encoding DUF5895 domain-containing protein, with translation MARNQTKPTSTTEDTTAVASETPQANETNGNNDDILKRKSNISKFAETRYNAPISNICICQVINHMEPEKVGLFIKEKHLATINWLGLEPTHKHTFSSGLPEMGVLLRSPRMHILDVSPRYIEQRDDGKIVGVYESPDGYEMYQALGKDTAVLRRFYLLQLINENNDNLHSVPIVLSIKGVASSRFGEAYKQFQRELEVAFARFTGTTVAEKCPEFHRLGAFQPTFTPSLEPKEAVNQKDKSWVAVVSDYKTPNPDGSDFLEFFSENKEAEFQTTMLANPEFSHRIGKTSTVITEHHRLLGATDTPVAMLPSRAEGGYGTYNPQMDNLPY, from the coding sequence ATGGCAAGAAATCAAACAAAGCCTACCTCTACTACTGAAGATACCACAGCAGTAGCTTCAGAAACTCCTCAAGCTAATGAAACAAACGGAAATAATGATGACATTCTAAAACGTAAATCTAACATTTCTAAGTTTGCCGAAACCAGGTATAACGCGCCAATTAGCAACATCTGCATCTGCCAAGTCATCAACCACATGGAACCAGAAAAAGTCGGGTTATTCATCAAGGAGAAGCATTTAGCAACCATCAACTGGCTTGGACTTGAACCTACCCACAAGCATACCTTCTCCAGTGGTTTACCGGAGATGGGAGTCTTGCTGCGATCGCCCAGAATGCACATTCTTGATGTCTCTCCTAGATATATCGAACAGCGTGATGACGGCAAAATTGTCGGGGTATATGAATCTCCTGATGGGTATGAAATGTACCAAGCACTTGGTAAGGATACAGCAGTATTAAGACGATTCTACTTGTTACAACTTATCAATGAAAACAACGATAACTTGCACTCAGTACCCATTGTTCTATCAATTAAAGGTGTTGCGTCATCAAGATTTGGCGAGGCTTACAAGCAATTCCAACGCGAACTTGAGGTTGCATTCGCCCGGTTTACTGGTACAACTGTAGCCGAAAAATGCCCAGAGTTTCATCGCTTAGGTGCATTCCAACCTACCTTTACTCCATCCCTTGAGCCTAAAGAAGCAGTTAACCAAAAGGATAAATCTTGGGTAGCAGTTGTCTCTGACTACAAAACGCCTAACCCCGACGGCAGTGACTTTCTTGAGTTCTTTTCAGAAAACAAAGAAGCCGAATTCCAAACAACTATGCTGGCAAATCCAGAGTTTTCACACCGCATTGGCAAAACCTCAACAGTCATTACCGAACACCACCGACTTCTAGGTGCAACAGACACACCAGTAGCTATGCTTCCTTCTAGGGCAGAAGGTGGTTACGGGACATACAACCCTCAAATGGATAATTTGCCCTACTAA
- a CDS encoding IS5 family transposase encodes MYRKQGQTSIPTENFELPFEGKLSEDNRWVMMAAFIPWTEFEEEYSSFFSVEMGAPAKSFRMALGALIIKEKLGISDRETVEQIKENPYLQYFIGMSYYSNEAPFDASMLVHFRERISVELVNKVNQEMVKKMLEATSSKLSEKKTESPEEEGETPKNRGKLIIDATCAPGDISYPTDLELLNQARKQTEKIIDLLYEQTLGQLEKKPRTYRERARKDYLAVAKKRRVSQKDRRKAIRKQLQYIKRNLSHIEQLIISGASLEDLSHRQYKMLLVVAEVYRQQLWLYENKKQSIDDRIVSLTQPHIRPIVRGKAGKSVEFGAKLSASCFEGYIFLDHISWDNFNESGDLKAQVEAFKNYTGYYPESVHVDKIYRTRENRAWCKERGIIMSGPPLGRPPANVSKEKKKQDLESERIRNCIEGKFGQGKRRFSLNRVMTKLAHTSETAIAITFLVMNLSTQLSRLFYAFLCLFFKTTPFSPFTIIENNQSLNHR; translated from the coding sequence ATGTACCGAAAACAGGGACAAACTTCAATCCCAACTGAAAACTTTGAACTCCCGTTCGAGGGCAAGTTATCAGAAGATAATCGTTGGGTAATGATGGCTGCTTTCATTCCTTGGACAGAATTTGAAGAAGAATATTCTTCATTTTTCTCAGTAGAGATGGGAGCACCTGCCAAATCTTTTCGGATGGCATTAGGGGCATTAATAATCAAAGAAAAGTTGGGGATAAGCGATAGAGAAACAGTAGAGCAAATTAAAGAAAATCCTTATCTACAGTACTTTATAGGAATGTCATATTATAGTAATGAAGCTCCATTTGATGCATCAATGTTGGTACATTTTCGGGAAAGAATTAGTGTGGAGCTTGTTAACAAAGTGAATCAAGAAATGGTGAAGAAGATGCTAGAAGCAACATCTTCTAAACTATCTGAAAAAAAAACAGAATCACCAGAAGAAGAAGGTGAGACACCCAAAAATCGGGGAAAATTAATAATAGATGCAACTTGTGCTCCGGGTGATATCAGCTATCCGACAGATTTAGAGCTACTCAATCAAGCAAGAAAACAGACAGAGAAAATTATAGACTTACTTTACGAACAGACTTTGGGTCAATTAGAGAAAAAACCAAGAACCTATAGAGAGAGGGCTAGAAAGGATTATCTAGCAGTCGCTAAAAAACGTCGCGTTTCCCAAAAAGACAGGAGAAAAGCAATTAGAAAACAACTTCAATATATCAAAAGAAACTTATCTCATATTGAACAGCTAATTATTTCAGGAGCCTCTCTGGAAGATTTAAGTCACAGACAATATAAGATGTTGCTTGTAGTTGCAGAAGTCTACCGTCAACAACTCTGGTTGTATGAAAATAAAAAACAGAGTATTGACGACCGCATTGTCAGTTTAACCCAACCACATATCCGTCCAATTGTCCGAGGGAAAGCTGGTAAATCGGTAGAATTTGGGGCAAAATTGTCTGCTAGTTGCTTTGAAGGATATATATTTTTAGACCATATAAGTTGGGATAATTTTAATGAATCAGGAGACTTAAAAGCTCAAGTAGAAGCCTTTAAAAATTACACAGGGTACTATCCAGAATCTGTTCATGTTGATAAAATTTATCGCACAAGAGAGAACCGAGCTTGGTGTAAAGAAAGAGGTATTATAATGAGCGGACCTCCTTTAGGAAGACCCCCAGCTAATGTTAGTAAAGAAAAAAAGAAACAAGATTTAGAATCTGAGAGAATTCGTAATTGTATTGAGGGAAAATTTGGACAGGGGAAAAGAAGATTTAGCCTCAATCGCGTGATGACGAAACTTGCTCATACTTCTGAAACTGCAATTGCTATTACTTTTTTAGTGATGAATCTTTCTACTCAGCTCTCGCGGCTATTTTATGCTTTTTTATGTCTATTTTTTAAAACTACACCTTTTTCCCCATTTACTATTATTGAAAATAATCAGTCCTTAAATCATAGATAG
- the dnaN gene encoding DNA polymerase III subunit beta has product MKLSIEQSKFTELLETAYLAVSPKPTDPILGNILLVASEDGTVSATGTNLNLTIQKTTTANVEIPGNTALPAKLLVDTVSNVRGEISLEVNNQACIITHNSGKCRLIGGKPEEFPTLPEIENPTEINLSAKKLQAALEGTLHCASNDETKLILTGINFKIDTNQWQAASTNGHKLAMVVGTLDREYPALDFTVPGKSLGELNKILSLSADTTICNILLSDKTIEFSLPNIKVTSRLLEGEYPKINSLIPRTFEYEFTLLRKGFESALKRVSYLAERRQKVVKILWELEETQATLYTEATDIGDAVDSVLMKPSTSSNSENISIGLNIDYVLEGLKHISTDEIVVRCNKPTQPVIICPIGGLLNQLYLVMPVEIKQGFERISRENSKSSSEVTPDEEVDSSVGETAEPVSQTEVTTVENENPQALSNTETSELETPLAEANAKNKKSRSRAKKEVATV; this is encoded by the coding sequence ATGAAACTAAGCATCGAACAGTCAAAATTTACAGAACTTCTAGAAACTGCTTATCTTGCAGTTAGTCCCAAACCTACCGATCCAATCTTAGGAAACATCTTGCTTGTTGCCAGCGAGGATGGAACAGTATCGGCAACCGGAACTAATCTCAACCTCACAATTCAAAAGACAACTACAGCTAATGTAGAAATCCCTGGTAACACTGCACTACCCGCCAAGCTATTAGTTGATACTGTGAGTAATGTGAGGGGAGAAATTAGCTTGGAGGTTAACAATCAAGCTTGCATAATTACCCACAATAGCGGCAAATGTCGATTAATTGGAGGCAAACCCGAAGAATTTCCAACCCTACCAGAAATAGAAAACCCAACTGAGATAAACCTGAGTGCAAAGAAATTACAAGCTGCACTCGAAGGAACTCTCCATTGCGCTAGCAACGACGAAACCAAGTTGATTTTAACTGGTATCAACTTCAAGATTGATACTAACCAGTGGCAAGCCGCTAGTACAAATGGTCACAAGCTTGCAATGGTAGTAGGAACGCTAGATCGCGAATATCCTGCTTTAGACTTTACCGTTCCTGGTAAATCGCTTGGCGAATTGAACAAAATCCTCTCTCTCAGCGCCGATACAACCATTTGCAATATTCTCCTGTCAGATAAAACTATTGAGTTTAGCCTTCCCAACATCAAAGTGACTTCTCGACTTTTAGAAGGAGAATACCCAAAAATCAACAGCTTGATTCCTCGAACGTTTGAGTACGAATTTACACTCTTGCGAAAAGGATTCGAGAGCGCACTCAAACGGGTTAGTTATCTTGCAGAACGCAGACAAAAGGTTGTCAAAATCCTTTGGGAATTGGAAGAAACCCAAGCGACACTATACACTGAAGCGACTGATATTGGGGATGCGGTTGACTCGGTACTGATGAAACCGTCAACTAGCAGTAATTCAGAAAACATCAGTATTGGATTAAATATCGACTATGTTCTTGAAGGGTTAAAACACATTAGTACTGATGAAATTGTAGTGAGATGCAACAAACCCACGCAACCAGTCATCATTTGTCCGATAGGTGGATTGCTCAATCAGTTGTATCTTGTCATGCCAGTAGAAATCAAACAAGGGTTTGAAAGGATAAGCAGAGAAAACTCCAAATCGTCATCAGAAGTTACTCCTGATGAAGAAGTAGATTCGAGTGTAGGAGAAACAGCAGAACCAGTCAGCCAAACCGAAGTAACAACAGTAGAAAATGAAAACCCTCAAGCTCTAAGCAATACTGAAACCTCTGAACTAGAGACACCACTAGCTGAAGCCAACGCTAAGAACAAAAAATCGCGATCGCGAGCCAAGAAAGAAGTCGCGACTGTATAA